The Candidatus Scalindua japonica DNA window GCGTTTCAGGCCTATTGTTTAAATGTTACGCTTAAGCAGAGGTTAAAGTGGTTAGCTCCAGGACTAACACCAAGGGCCGTAATAGAAAAGTTTAAGAAGATGCAAATGCTTGATGTACATTTTCCGACTACTGATGGAAAACAGCTCGTATTGACTCGATATACACAACCTGAAAAGGAACACAAAATGTTACTGAGTCAAATGAAATTTAATTTGCCCAAACAACCACCACCGAAAATTACATCTAATTTGGAGGCTATCGTGAAGTAGAGAGATTGCAATTTGTAGTGTAGACTTTTAGGGTGTTTTTGTTGATTTATAAGGACTTAGATCGTCAAAATACCTCGAATAGCGAAAGTCGGGTTAGGTGCGTAAAACGCACCCTACGATTTGTGTTTCCGGACGTAGAATGTTTCTGGTGGGCGGTAGGGTGCATTCCATGCACCGTTAACAACGTTGGATACGGCAATGGTGTGATATATGAAACAAATACTTGATTATGCTGGCGTGTTTTAGGTGCGTAAAACGCACCCTACGATTTTTGTTTCCGGACGTAGAATGTTTCTGGTGGGCGGTAGGGTGCATTCCATGCACCGTTAACCACATTGGATATGGCAATGGTGTTATCTGTTAAACAGGCACTTGATTATGCTGGCGTGTTTCTGGTGCGTAAAACGCACCCTACAAATTTCGTTTCCGGACGTAGGCCAGTAGGGTGCATTCCATGCACCGCTAACAACCTTGGATATGGAAATGGTGTGATATATGAAACAAATTCTTGATTACGCTGGCGTGTTTCTGGTGCGTAAAACGCACTCTACGAATTTCGTTTCCGAATGTAGAATATTTCTGGAGAGTATTGAAAATTAGAATTTCTGATTTGTTTTGCATTTAAATATTCAGCCAGAAGTTGACACCAGGACAGGATTGAAAAGTGTTTATTTATTAAACATCTTCATCTGTTTTTTCCGATAAAAACAGACAATATAACCCAACTATGAAATCACATCATAGTGATAAATATAATAATGACTGCTGCGTCCTGCTCATCATATTAATATATTGTATAACTTAACATACAGCTGATTAAAGACTTAATGAACTCAGACATCTAACGAATTAAATAATGTATTGTAAAATGGTCTGACCTTGCATGTTTTTAAATCACGGCATAAGTTTTGCGATTAAACTTGTCGTTAAATAATTATTTTCAGAAAAACTCATGTTTAATCTTAAACCAAATTACCCAATAGCCATTAATATCGGTGATCATAGTATATCTGCAATACAACTAAAAGAAACTGGGTATGGTTTGGGTGTAAGAGAGTGGTTTTACCAACTATTTGAAGATGATTTTGAGGATGTTCTGGATAATGGTGTACTGGTAAAGATCTTAAAAGATATGATCAAAAATAGAAAATTTGCTGGCAGAAGAGCTATTGTACTTGTCCCCACAAAAAATATCACAAGCTTTCCCATCCGGTTTAAAGTAGATGAAGAAGAAAGTATTGAATCGGCTATCGTACGCGAGTCAGTAGAGCGTGTTACCATTCCAATGAATGAAGCCGCTATAGATTATACTTCAGTTTGCAGGATAGGGAATGATGGTAGTGGAGACCGGTATAACGCGGCAGTGATTTCGGTGAAAAAGGAGCTGATAAAGCAATATATCATTATGCTCAAGCAGGCAGGTATTAACGTAGAGGTAATTGATTATGGCTTGTTATCTCTGGTCCGGCTACACCGGTATCTATACAATGCTATTAATGATTCTGTTATTTTATGCCACATCGGTTATAAAGAAAGCCTGCTTTCAATTATAGGTAATGACAGTATTTTAGCTCAGCGCAATATCATGTGGGGAATACAGCCCATTATTAAAAAACTGGAACAGAACCTTGGGCTTACAGAAGATAGCAAGGCCGCCAAAACGCTTCTCAGAAAATATGGGCTTATCTATGAAAATCGTCAAAACGACAAGAACACTGCAGATACTGCTTCGGATATAAAAATGGACAGTAGAATCCGTCCAACGTATCAGGTCATAGTTCCTTATATCAATAAGTTAATACATGAGTTTCAGAAAATGATCGCATTTTTCAGGTCTGAGGAGCATAATACCGCAATCAAAAACATATACATATACGGACAAGGGACCATAATTCACCATCTTGACCAATTCATTGAGAATAGCCTTAACATCAAGACAGAACTGATCAATCCGCTGAAAAAAATATCTTATAATGACCACAGTACCCTCGCAGAAGTGTTTGATGAGGTCCCATTAACCCTTGCGCTGGGCATGGGAATGAGGAAGGTGAAATGGCTTTAAGAGAGATTAATCTGATCCCCTCAGATATATTGTCTTCTCGATATCTGAGACGTCATCTTTTGTTCTGGGCAGTATTGCTTATAGCATTACTTTCACTGCCGGGTAGTTTCTATGCGTACCAGACGCAGTTTGTCTTGAATAAAGAGAGACCTATGAAAAACCTCGAAAATATTCACGCGCTGATCGGTACAAAAATTGATGATATTTACCGGATACAGGCAGAACTGGAAAGGTTGGATCAGCAACAGGGTGTGCTTAAAACCATAAAAAGGAATCTGCCCTATTCGAGCGTGCTTTATCAACTGTCAAATATCATGAATGAATATGCCTGGCTTACCAGTCTCACTATTGATAGTACCCCTGGCAAAGATAGAATTGATAACGATAAACTCGAGTTGACGGGGCTTGCTTTGTCCAATGATAAACTGGGCAATTTTTTAATCAGTCTTTCGAGTGATGATCTATTTAAAGATGTCGTATTGAAATACGCAAAAGAAATCAGAGGTAAACGGTATTACCAGGCCAGTAAGGTAGATAAGGGTTTAATCCAGTTTCAAATCACGTGCAGAATGTATGAGGATAATCAATGATAACGCTCAGGATGAGAAAACTTGATCGATTCTGTCTGCTCACGGTGGTCGTTGTTCTGGTAACATGCGGCTATCTGATTGTAAGTTACGTCAGCAAACAGAAAAGACAAATACAGCAGGAGACAGAACTGCTTTCAGAAAAATTGAAAAAATTAAATATAGCCGAGGTAAATCTGGAAAACCTCAATAAATTTTTAGATGATACTAAAAATGAGCTGAAAATCATAAATGATCAAATACCGGAAACTGCTAAGATTGGAATGTTTCTGACAGAAATTGATTCGTTAATGGAACAAAGAGAACAGTTATTGATAAATATAGAGCCTCTTCCTCCCATTATAGAGGATAACTATAAAAGAATTCCCATTCGAGTGGAATTCAAGGGTTCTTTTGAAAATACTTATAAAATCCTTCACGATCTTGAAACAATGAACCGTTTGCTGGTAATGGAAAGAATTAATATCTTCAAGTCCGACACCGATAAGCGATGTAAAGTTGATTTAACAACCAGTGTTTTTGAAATGTGATCGACTAAATGAGAAGCAAATATAAAACTACGCAATGTCTGATAAACAAAAAGAGAAAAATAAGATTTATATAGCTATAGGATTGGCCGTGATTATGGTGGTACTATGTTATTTTCGGCTGATACACAAAAAGGGTACGGGTACCACTGTTAAGAACAATATCCAGAATAATCTGACTGTCACAGAATTAGATGTCCCTGAAGTAAATACTGAAACGCTGAAAAAGATAAGCTGGCGTAAGAAGGACCAGGTCGGGCCGCTTCCTGAGCTTAAGAGAGATATTTTTGACAATACAAAATTTCTGAAAAAAGCTGAAAAAGAGCGTACAAAGAGCAGTCCGGAAAATGCCGAAATCGGCAATGCGACAATCAGCTCTCCAGAGATGGCTTCAGAATTGGAACTGAAGGGTACGGTTGTCGGCGGGAAGAATCCAATAGCAATCATAAATAATAAATTTGTAAGAGTGGGAGACCTGATAAATGACTATACATTAGTCAGGATAGGAAAAAAAGAAGTTATACTCGTCATGAATGACAGGACAGTGAAAGTTGAAATGTTAAGAAATGAATAAGAGAAAAATCAATAAGAAAAAAATAATAACCAGTGGCTATCTCATCATTTTACTGATGTTCATCCATCCATCCATTTCAGGGTCCCGGGAGAATATCAGTGGTTTTCGGCAAGGAACGGATAATATCCATCCGGGTAGTACGTTATCTGATAAAGAGCAAAACCTGATTCCTGCCCAATCGAAGGAGGATGACCTTATAACCGTCAATTTCATTGATACTGACATCCGTCAGGCGCTTTCAGCCATCTCCATGAAACAGGAGATCAATATTTCAACAGCGAAAGAAGTCAAAGGAAGAATATCTGTGCACCTTTATAAGGCAACGCTGAATGAAGCGCTGGACGCGATTACGAATGCCGGACGGTTCAGCTATCAGAAACGGGGAAATCTTTATTATATCTATAAGTCCGGAAATGCGATTGATCCATTTTCCAGTAATCTTGAAATGCGTATTTTTAAACTCAAATACGCTGAGACTAAATATATACAGCAGATACTGGATTCAATGTCCGGGATGCGAGCTGTCAAGATACATAAACCGTCAAAGACGGTTATCGTGGAGGATACAGAGGAAAATATAAATAAGATAGAAAGGTTAATCAATCAATGGGACGTTATGCCAAGACAGGTGGTGATTGAGGCAAAGATCCTGGAGATTACTCTGAATGATGATATGGCAATGGGTGTTAACTGGGAAAGGGTAACAGGTAACGCGCGTCTTTCTACAGGCGGGCTGAGCAGAGCAGTGCAGCCTGGTGAAGTTGGCGAAATGATTTCTCCGGTCCCTGGTGTTGGAGCAGGCTTTTTTGCCAACTTTATCACCGGTATCGGTAGAAATTTTGATATTTCAGCGGCTCTTGATGCCCTGCAGACAGAGACTAACGTAGACACTCTGTCCACTCCCAAGATTATCGCCATACACGGCAAACCCGCTAAAGTTCAGGTTGGTGGAGAGCAGGGGTATAGAGTAACCACTGTCAGTGATGGTATATCACAGGAGACTATCGAATTCATACAAACCGGCACTATTCTCGAAATAACCCCATACATTAATGATAACGGCAAGATATTGCTCAATGTAAAGCCTAGTATTCAGTCAGCGACTATTGAAGAGAATGGCGTTCCCATTGTTAATACTACAGAAGTTGCTACCTGGCTGATAGCTGATAACGGGGAGACCGTTTTTATTGGCGGGCTGATTCAGGATGAAAAGATCATGGAAAGCAGAAAGGTCCCGTTACTTGGTGATATTCCTCTTCTGGGCGGGCTGTTTTCAAGGCTCCTCCGTGACACAAGAAGAAGCGAACTTGTAGTTTTAATTACCCCTCGAATCATTGACGAAGACCAGGGAATCTGGACACAGGAAGCCATCGAAAAAACCATACAAATGGAACGGAACTTATATAAAGAGCCGTTGCCGGATTATAAACAGTTTTTTGATCTATTGTCCCCAAAATCCTATGATAAAGACAAAGACATTTTAAAAAGTGAGGCATACGAAGAAAATAAAAAAGTGGAACAATACTTACAGAAGGAGCCATTACCTGATTACAGACGGTTCTATGATCTGTTATCACCGGGCGATGTATGAAATTAATGATTATTTTCTTAATATCTGTTTTGTGAGAAAGTTATGAATTGGATAATGATCGCTGGCGTCGCATTTGTGTGCGGAGGAATGTTTCTGTTCTATTTTGGTCAGAAATTAAAGAGCAGGTTTGACAATAACAGACTGCGGAAGCGTGTAAACAAGATGACAGATGAGGTTGACCAACTGGTAAACAGTAATAACGAATTACATTCCAGGGTTGACCAATACAAGAAGGGCCTGTCAGAGAAAGAAAAAAATATCCATCAGCTTACAGATCAAATTGACAAACAGAATGTGGCTGTTGAAGAATACCGGAAATGCCTGGAAGAAAAAGACGAAACTGTTTATCAACTTACAGAACAGGCTGGCAGACAGAATACGGTCATTGAGGAATATCAGAAGCGCATATCAGAACAGGACGAAACAATCCACCGATTTACAGCACAGGTTGATAAACTAAACGCAGATGCTGAAGGTTACCGAAAGAGCCTGTCAGAGCAAGATAAAACAATTCACCAACTGACATCTCGGAATAGTAAACGGAAGATAGCTGCTGAGGAGTTCCAGGATGATCTTTCAGGGAAAGACAAAACCTTTCGCCTGCTTACGGAACAGCTTGACAATGTTAATATAGTTACTGAAGAGTATACGAGGAACATGCCGGAAAACGGAAATAACATTCACAGGTTTACTACCCGGATTAACAAACGGGAATTCGATGAAAAAGACAAGGATAATATCTCGAAGAGAAATAAAAACATCAAACAACGCAGGTCCTGGTTTAAAAAATTCAAGCGGTCAGCTTCAAAAACATCCTTTAAAACAGAGCGTGACACAAATGGTGTATCTGGATTGATAACGACAGTTCCCGGGGTGTTAAGAAGTACAACAGATGTTAAGGAAAAAACGCCGGGAGTTCAAAAGGCAAAACCGATTGTAGAAATAAAGAACTATTTCACAAAAGCCTTTACTGGCGGAAAATCTTAACCGGGAACATGAGATTTTCACTCTTTATTATCTTTACCATTATACTATATTTCTTGAGAAAATTATGAGCAGGATTGCGATATTAGGAGTTGCTCTCGTAACTGGCGGAGTATTTCTGTTCCATTTGGGGCAGGAAGTAAAGAACAGGTTATACAATAACCACCTGCACCAGAGCATAAACGAAAAGAGTCACGAAGTCGAAGAACTGACAAACAACAACAATAACGCGTTGAAATCGAGGGATGACAACTATCAGAAGGTGCTCTTAGAGAAAGAGGCCGCAATACAGCAGCTTACTGTAAGGGCTGATACGCAGAAAGCGGCTGCTGAAGAGTATCAGAAATATATTTCAGAGAAAGACAGCATAATCAACCAACTTACTGAACAGGTTGACAAACAGAAGTTGACAACTGAAGAGTACAGGAAAACTCTTACAGAGAAAGACGAAGCTTACCATAAGCTTACAGAACAACTTGAAAAGCTGAATGTAGTTACTGAAGTGTACCAGAAAAAGCTGTCGGAGAAAGAGGCGATCATCCATCAGTTGACAGCCAGGGTTGACAAACAGAAAGGCGCTGATATAGACAAAGAGGGCCTTTCAAAGAGGAACACAACCATTAATCAACATAAATCCTGGTTTGAAAAATTATTACACAAGTCAGAGCCCAGGCATGTTTCATCTTCAGAAAAAGAGAGCGGAAAACAGGATTTAAAAGAAACAGAGTATGATAAGGAAATTGCGCATGCCAGAAATCTATATAAAACGGGAAGGTATGATGATGCCTATAAAATCGCGGATAACCTCAGGCAAAAATTTCCTGAAAACGGACAGGCATATTTAGTACTTGGGACAATCGAGATTCACAGGGAGCACTGTGACAATGGTGAGCTTTTGTTAAATAAAGCCATTAAACTCGGACTGACTGACAGGGATAAAGCGTGGGCCTTTCATAATCTGGGAATAGCATCAGTTAGAAAAAAGAGTTATGAAAAAGCAGAGGAGTTTCTTGTAAATGCGATTGAGTTGGACAGTAATATGGAGAAAAGTAAGAAGGCCCTGTTATTTCTTCAGGGTTATTTGCAGAGGAAATCTTTGATTATAAAGGCAAGAAGTCTTTGTAAAATGGGAAAGTATGATGATGCCTACAGGATTGCTGATGACCTGAGGCAAAAGTATCCTGAAGACGGGTTGCCCTATTTCATTCTTGGAACGATTGAGATGCAAAATGAGCACTATGACAAGGGTGAAGACCTCTTAAATAAGGCAGTCAAAATGGACCAGTCAGACGAAGACAGGGCCTGGGCTTTTCATAGCCTTGGAATATCCTCTGCTCGAAAAAATAATATTGAAAAGGCAAGAGAATATCTGGTTAAAGCTGTGGAGTTGAATCCTGGTATGACGGAGAGCAGGAAAGCCCTGAAGTTACTTGATGATTTAGATTGAAAACATGAAAAGTTTATAATAAAAAAGTAAAATTTCTCAACTTACGGTTTATAAACTTTGTAAATAATATTCAGGATATACAGAATGAGTAATATCATAATTTGAATGTTAACACCATATTCTTCAACAACCCTCCTTGAGTAAATCCTTGTAGTTGTCTTAACAGATCATTGGTTTGCCAGGCTATGACAGGACGATTTGTGTGTTTTACTTGAATAGTAACGGCAGATAGCCTCCATGGTGAATATACAATTAATTTATATATACGATTCACCATGCAATATATCCGTCTTCACTCTCTTGATTTATTTGAAATATCGTGGTATATTTGTGAAAAGTTAATTTGTCCTGAGACAAGTAGGGTGCATTCCATGCACCGCTAACAGCATTGGATACGGCAATGGTGTTATATATTAAACAGACACTTGATTATGCTGGCGTGTTTCTGGTGCGTACAACGCACCCTACGAATTTCGTTCCCGGATGTAGAATGTTTCTGGTGGGCAGTGCCCACCCTACACGGGTGCCTATTCGGGCAGGCATGATTAAAACGGGAATCCAGACAAGTAGGGTGCATTCCATGCACCGCTAACAACATTGGATACGGCAATGGTGTTATATATTAAACAGACATTTGATTATGCTGGCGTGTTTCTGGTGCGTAAAACGCACCCTACGATTTTTGTTTCCGGATGTAGAATATTTCTGGTGGGCAGTGCCCACCCTACACGGGTACCTATTCGGGCAGGCGGGCGGGTATGACAAAAGCGGTATACGCAAAAACCTGACCGGATGACGTTGATTTGTTCTGAGAATATTGAAAGGTAATCGATTCTGGAGAATGGAAATGACTGTGATTACAATTTTCTTACATTACGGAGATAAAAATGTTTATTTCAATTCAAAATAGAATTATTTTTTTGTTAATTGTATTTACGTTGCTGCCATTTGTTATCTTAAAGATTATCGCTTTTCCTAAGGTGGAGAGGGATGTAGAGGAGTTGCAGATTCGCCATTTGAGTAGTGCCGGGCATAAGCAGGCAACGCTGGTATCTAACTGGATGCGTGAAAGAATGACGGATGTCCTGGTTATTGCGGATAACCCTTATATGATAAATAGCGTGCATCATACCTGGAAGGATGAAGAGTATGCGGAAACTCTCAGGTATTTAGAGCTGATTGTCGTTGAGTATGGTTACATGGGTGCTTTTGTCTGCGATGATAAAGGATTGGTCACAATAGCTACAATTAAAGAGAGTGTAGGGAGAGATTTATCAAATAAAGATTATTTCAAAAAAGCATTACGAGGGTATCCATTTGCATCGAGTATCATGCCGTCAGAAGTACCACTTGTAAATGAGTTTGACGAGAAAGAGATAGGAGTGCCAACAATGTT harbors:
- a CDS encoding DUF948 domain-containing protein; this encodes MNWIMIAGVAFVCGGMFLFYFGQKLKSRFDNNRLRKRVNKMTDEVDQLVNSNNELHSRVDQYKKGLSEKEKNIHQLTDQIDKQNVAVEEYRKCLEEKDETVYQLTEQAGRQNTVIEEYQKRISEQDETIHRFTAQVDKLNADAEGYRKSLSEQDKTIHQLTSRNSKRKIAAEEFQDDLSGKDKTFRLLTEQLDNVNIVTEEYTRNMPENGNNIHRFTTRINKREFDEKDKDNISKRNKNIKQRRSWFKKFKRSASKTSFKTERDTNGVSGLITTVPGVLRSTTDVKEKTPGVQKAKPIVEIKNYFTKAFTGGKS
- a CDS encoding PilN domain-containing protein, which codes for MALREINLIPSDILSSRYLRRHLLFWAVLLIALLSLPGSFYAYQTQFVLNKERPMKNLENIHALIGTKIDDIYRIQAELERLDQQQGVLKTIKRNLPYSSVLYQLSNIMNEYAWLTSLTIDSTPGKDRIDNDKLELTGLALSNDKLGNFLISLSSDDLFKDVVLKYAKEIRGKRYYQASKVDKGLIQFQITCRMYEDNQ
- a CDS encoding type II secretion system protein GspD, yielding MNKRKINKKKIITSGYLIILLMFIHPSISGSRENISGFRQGTDNIHPGSTLSDKEQNLIPAQSKEDDLITVNFIDTDIRQALSAISMKQEINISTAKEVKGRISVHLYKATLNEALDAITNAGRFSYQKRGNLYYIYKSGNAIDPFSSNLEMRIFKLKYAETKYIQQILDSMSGMRAVKIHKPSKTVIVEDTEENINKIERLINQWDVMPRQVVIEAKILEITLNDDMAMGVNWERVTGNARLSTGGLSRAVQPGEVGEMISPVPGVGAGFFANFITGIGRNFDISAALDALQTETNVDTLSTPKIIAIHGKPAKVQVGGEQGYRVTTVSDGISQETIEFIQTGTILEITPYINDNGKILLNVKPSIQSATIEENGVPIVNTTEVATWLIADNGETVFIGGLIQDEKIMESRKVPLLGDIPLLGGLFSRLLRDTRRSELVVLITPRIIDEDQGIWTQEAIEKTIQMERNLYKEPLPDYKQFFDLLSPKSYDKDKDILKSEAYEENKKVEQYLQKEPLPDYRRFYDLLSPGDV
- the pilO gene encoding type 4a pilus biogenesis protein PilO, with the protein product MITLRMRKLDRFCLLTVVVVLVTCGYLIVSYVSKQKRQIQQETELLSEKLKKLNIAEVNLENLNKFLDDTKNELKIINDQIPETAKIGMFLTEIDSLMEQREQLLINIEPLPPIIEDNYKRIPIRVEFKGSFENTYKILHDLETMNRLLVMERINIFKSDTDKRCKVDLTTSVFEM
- a CDS encoding tetratricopeptide repeat protein produces the protein MSRIAILGVALVTGGVFLFHLGQEVKNRLYNNHLHQSINEKSHEVEELTNNNNNALKSRDDNYQKVLLEKEAAIQQLTVRADTQKAAAEEYQKYISEKDSIINQLTEQVDKQKLTTEEYRKTLTEKDEAYHKLTEQLEKLNVVTEVYQKKLSEKEAIIHQLTARVDKQKGADIDKEGLSKRNTTINQHKSWFEKLLHKSEPRHVSSSEKESGKQDLKETEYDKEIAHARNLYKTGRYDDAYKIADNLRQKFPENGQAYLVLGTIEIHREHCDNGELLLNKAIKLGLTDRDKAWAFHNLGIASVRKKSYEKAEEFLVNAIELDSNMEKSKKALLFLQGYLQRKSLIIKARSLCKMGKYDDAYRIADDLRQKYPEDGLPYFILGTIEMQNEHYDKGEDLLNKAVKMDQSDEDRAWAFHSLGISSARKNNIEKAREYLVKAVELNPGMTESRKALKLLDDLD
- the pilM gene encoding pilus assembly protein PilM; protein product: MFNLKPNYPIAINIGDHSISAIQLKETGYGLGVREWFYQLFEDDFEDVLDNGVLVKILKDMIKNRKFAGRRAIVLVPTKNITSFPIRFKVDEEESIESAIVRESVERVTIPMNEAAIDYTSVCRIGNDGSGDRYNAAVISVKKELIKQYIIMLKQAGINVEVIDYGLLSLVRLHRYLYNAINDSVILCHIGYKESLLSIIGNDSILAQRNIMWGIQPIIKKLEQNLGLTEDSKAAKTLLRKYGLIYENRQNDKNTADTASDIKMDSRIRPTYQVIVPYINKLIHEFQKMIAFFRSEEHNTAIKNIYIYGQGTIIHHLDQFIENSLNIKTELINPLKKISYNDHSTLAEVFDEVPLTLALGMGMRKVKWL